The following are encoded in a window of Corynebacterium argentoratense DSM 44202 genomic DNA:
- the rpsD gene encoding 30S ribosomal protein S4, with product MARYTGPATRKSRRLRVDLVGGDMSFERRPYPPGQAGRARIKESEYLLQLQEKQKARFTYGVMEKQFRRYYAEANRQPGKTGENLVILLESRLDNVIYRAGLARTRRQARQLVSHGHFLVNGKKVNVPSFQVSQYDIIDVREKSRKMLWFEEAQDNLVDAVVPAWLQVVPSTLRILVHQLPERAQIDVPLQEQLIVEFYSK from the coding sequence ATGGCTCGTTATACCGGCCCCGCAACCCGTAAGTCCCGTCGTCTCCGCGTCGACCTCGTCGGCGGCGACATGTCCTTCGAGCGTCGCCCCTACCCTCCGGGGCAGGCAGGCCGCGCTCGCATCAAGGAATCTGAGTACCTGCTCCAGCTGCAGGAGAAGCAGAAGGCTCGCTTCACCTACGGCGTCATGGAGAAGCAGTTCCGCCGTTACTACGCTGAGGCAAACCGTCAGCCCGGTAAGACTGGTGAGAACCTGGTCATCCTGCTCGAGTCCCGTCTCGACAACGTGATCTACCGTGCAGGCCTCGCCCGCACCCGCCGCCAGGCACGCCAGCTCGTGTCCCATGGCCACTTCCTGGTCAACGGCAAGAAGGTCAACGTTCCTTCCTTCCAGGTTTCTCAGTACGACATCATCGATGTTCGCGAGAAGTCCCGCAAGATGCTGTGGTTCGAAGAGGCTCAGGACAACCTCGTCGACGCCGTCGTCCCGGCCTGGCTTCAGGTCGTGCCGTCTACCCTGCGCATCCTCGTGCACCAGCTGCCCGAGCGCGCTCAGATCGACGTTCCGCTGCAAGAGCAGCTCATCGTCGAGTTCTACTCGAAGTAA
- the truA gene encoding tRNA pseudouridine(38-40) synthase TruA, which yields MVRLRLDIAYDGTDFHGWAKQPPLRTVEGTLEDTLGLISRTPVTLTVAGRTDAGVHATGQVAHVDVPGHILEHRSIDGDPRRLVRRLAKLLPEDVRVHDVTYAPPGFDARFSALRRHYRYRITTNPRGALPTRARDTATFNKPVDVDAMNAAAHHLIGLHDFAAFCRAKPNATTIRDLQTFRFRDVSTPEEPQLYEAEVSADAFCWNMVRSLVGFCLAVGSGARSPEFAHELLAETTRSSAIPVAAAKGLRLTGVDYPPSSELASRAEQTRNRRD from the coding sequence ATGGTGCGCTTGCGCCTCGACATCGCCTACGACGGCACAGACTTCCACGGCTGGGCGAAACAACCACCCCTGCGTACCGTCGAAGGAACCCTCGAAGACACCTTGGGCCTCATCAGCCGCACCCCAGTCACACTCACTGTTGCAGGCCGCACCGACGCAGGCGTCCACGCCACCGGCCAAGTAGCCCACGTCGATGTACCCGGACACATCCTGGAGCACCGCAGCATCGACGGTGACCCCCGCCGCCTCGTCCGCCGCCTCGCGAAACTACTACCCGAAGACGTCCGCGTCCACGACGTCACCTACGCGCCCCCAGGGTTCGACGCGCGCTTCTCCGCCCTGCGCCGCCACTACCGCTACCGCATCACCACCAATCCCCGCGGCGCACTGCCCACCCGGGCACGCGACACCGCCACATTCAACAAACCAGTTGACGTCGACGCCATGAACGCGGCCGCCCACCACCTCATCGGCCTGCACGACTTCGCCGCCTTCTGCCGCGCGAAACCGAACGCAACAACCATTCGTGACCTGCAGACCTTCCGCTTTCGCGACGTTTCCACCCCAGAAGAGCCACAACTGTACGAGGCCGAAGTCTCCGCGGACGCCTTCTGCTGGAACATGGTTCGTTCCCTCGTAGGGTTCTGCCTGGCTGTTGGCTCGGGTGCGCGCAGCCCAGAATTCGCGCATGAATTACTCGCCGAAACCACCCGAAGCAGCGCCATTCCGGTCGCCGCTGCCAAGGGCTTGAGGCTCACCGGGGTTGATTACCCGCCGTCTTCAGAGCTCGCTTCCCGCGCCGAACAGACCCGTAACCGCCGTGACTAG
- the infA gene encoding translation initiation factor IF-1, with the protein MAKKEGAIEVEGRIVEPLPNAMFRVELDNGHKVLAHISGKMRQHYIRILPEDRVVVELSPYDLTRGRIVYRYK; encoded by the coding sequence ATGGCTAAAAAGGAAGGCGCTATCGAGGTTGAGGGCCGCATTGTCGAACCTCTCCCCAACGCAATGTTCCGTGTCGAATTGGACAACGGACACAAAGTTCTTGCACACATCAGTGGCAAGATGCGCCAGCACTACATCCGTATCCTCCCCGAGGACCGAGTTGTTGTGGAGCTTTCTCCCTACGACTTGACCCGCGGCCGTATCGTCTACCGCTACAAGTAA
- a CDS encoding DUF6541 family protein, with protein sequence MSLLWAVLIATAAFMLPGLVLSWLSGLKLPAATAASVPVTFGVYGLAAWLYGVMNIRYDVASVAVFFAVSVLVAGLWRWAVDPKKLRSLRAGELEWKQQWKLKLRATWEDTFWVLPAVGTLAGAGLLGWRSLWLLDQRGVESIFQGWDVHWHASVLRFISNTGVAAPQRMGELQNVETHGMAYYPTGWHAGAWIAGDLAHLSPIAATNVAGILIPALALPMSMAVLAWRIMASRGLTAQIAAGFAPIIVVAIPAMYWVGIFIGAWPYLAALCMVGSTLWLITSCAAAPRRILAAAVAFAGCFQTHPAAVTVVVVGVALWWLLWALPAPQTQLSTEGRAPWLLRRLADVGALAAAGALGTVLVLPQIIAGNTQTEEVQAFNNYEAITRQEAWEMVLTLQTRHAGDFGVNEPLLWAAAAGGVITLLWRRNVWAPLMYVLMVGATVNSLVPFEGTIHNILWAYGSMHYNVNSRLVMPVAMLTAASAAIAIASVGRLIVWVLLRRWQRVCAIVSVLAALGGGAVLANKAYADTVDASVFGIVAARDNRLTSEADLHAFDWLAKQPKAFEGRILINPAEGSGWMYAYNNLPALFRHYVWPDAKPGSDTLAAYWATDKLGRGNFDDPDEANAVDIAVDNLDINYIMVSPPSFWWFQFPMESLEYGLWTTPGTTLVYHDGDVRIFAVNKHFTDAQINAMRDSGDSPTPLPHHPTMGELGIAKDPADANKPYYHRWKTNNNPVKEYPYDWSDMYSARQFEATNAAIEANQQAVLDALKEREQ encoded by the coding sequence ATGTCTTTGCTTTGGGCTGTCCTTATCGCAACCGCGGCGTTTATGCTGCCTGGGCTTGTGCTCAGCTGGTTGTCGGGCTTAAAGCTGCCAGCTGCGACCGCGGCGTCTGTACCCGTCACCTTCGGCGTGTATGGGCTGGCAGCGTGGCTGTATGGAGTGATGAATATCCGTTATGACGTCGCGAGTGTTGCGGTGTTCTTTGCTGTTTCTGTTCTCGTGGCGGGGCTGTGGCGTTGGGCGGTGGATCCTAAGAAGCTCCGCAGTCTTCGTGCGGGTGAACTCGAGTGGAAGCAGCAGTGGAAGCTTAAGCTGAGGGCCACGTGGGAGGACACTTTTTGGGTCTTGCCGGCGGTGGGAACACTAGCCGGGGCAGGGCTGCTTGGGTGGCGTTCGCTGTGGCTGCTGGACCAGCGCGGGGTGGAGTCCATTTTCCAGGGCTGGGATGTGCATTGGCATGCCAGCGTGCTGCGTTTCATCTCCAACACTGGGGTGGCTGCGCCTCAGCGCATGGGGGAGTTGCAAAATGTTGAAACCCACGGGATGGCCTACTACCCGACGGGGTGGCATGCGGGGGCGTGGATTGCTGGCGACCTAGCGCACTTGAGCCCTATCGCTGCGACCAACGTGGCGGGTATTTTGATTCCGGCGTTGGCCCTGCCGATGAGCATGGCGGTGCTGGCGTGGCGGATCATGGCCAGCCGGGGTCTCACAGCTCAGATTGCGGCCGGATTCGCCCCGATTATTGTCGTGGCCATTCCGGCAATGTACTGGGTGGGGATCTTCATCGGTGCGTGGCCGTATCTGGCGGCGTTGTGCATGGTGGGCTCCACGCTGTGGTTGATCACCTCCTGTGCTGCAGCTCCTCGCAGGATCCTCGCCGCGGCTGTGGCTTTTGCCGGTTGTTTCCAAACCCATCCCGCTGCCGTCACCGTCGTTGTTGTGGGCGTTGCCCTGTGGTGGCTGTTATGGGCGCTGCCCGCACCACAGACCCAGCTGTCCACTGAAGGCCGCGCCCCCTGGCTACTGCGTCGACTGGCCGACGTTGGGGCTTTAGCCGCGGCAGGTGCTTTGGGCACGGTGTTGGTGTTGCCTCAGATCATCGCGGGAAACACCCAGACCGAAGAAGTGCAGGCTTTTAACAACTACGAGGCGATCACCCGCCAAGAGGCGTGGGAGATGGTGCTGACCCTACAAACCCGCCACGCGGGTGATTTTGGGGTCAATGAGCCTTTGCTGTGGGCTGCGGCAGCGGGCGGCGTCATTACCCTTTTGTGGCGCCGTAATGTGTGGGCTCCGCTGATGTATGTGCTGATGGTCGGCGCGACCGTGAACTCGCTCGTTCCTTTCGAAGGCACCATCCACAATATTTTGTGGGCGTATGGGTCGATGCACTACAACGTCAACAGTCGCTTGGTGATGCCTGTGGCGATGTTGACCGCGGCGTCGGCAGCGATTGCGATCGCCTCCGTGGGTCGCTTGATCGTGTGGGTTCTGCTCCGTCGTTGGCAGCGGGTGTGCGCGATTGTTTCGGTGCTCGCCGCACTCGGTGGTGGCGCTGTGCTCGCCAACAAGGCCTACGCCGACACGGTGGATGCGAGCGTGTTCGGTATCGTCGCCGCCCGCGATAACCGCTTGACCAGCGAAGCCGACCTGCATGCTTTCGACTGGCTGGCCAAGCAGCCCAAGGCATTCGAGGGGCGCATCCTGATCAACCCGGCCGAGGGCAGCGGCTGGATGTACGCCTACAACAACCTGCCCGCGCTGTTCCGTCACTATGTGTGGCCGGATGCCAAACCTGGCAGCGATACTCTGGCTGCCTACTGGGCGACGGACAAACTGGGCCGCGGGAACTTCGACGACCCGGACGAGGCCAACGCGGTAGACATTGCGGTCGACAATCTGGACATCAACTACATCATGGTGTCGCCACCGTCGTTCTGGTGGTTCCAATTCCCGATGGAATCCTTGGAGTATGGCCTGTGGACCACCCCAGGCACGACCTTGGTTTACCACGACGGTGACGTGCGTATCTTCGCGGTCAACAAGCACTTCACCGACGCGCAGATTAATGCGATGCGCGATAGTGGTGATTCGCCAACCCCCTTGCCGCACCACCCGACGATGGGGGAACTTGGGATCGCGAAGGACCCGGCGGATGCAAACAAGCCCTACTACCACCGTTGGAAGACCAACAATAACCCCGTGAAGGAGTACCCTTACGACTGGTCGGATATGTATTCCGCCCGCCAGTTCGAGGCAACGAATGCTGCGATCGAGGCAAACCAGCAGGCTGTGTTGGATGCGTTGAAGGAGCGCGAACAGTAG
- a CDS encoding DNA-directed RNA polymerase subunit alpha, which produces MLISQRPKLTEEVIDSARSKFTIEPLEPGFGYTLGNSLRRTLLSSIPGAAVTSVKIDGVLHEFTTITGVKEDVSDIILNIKGLVLSSDSDEPVVMYLRKEGEGEVTAADIQPPAGVEIHNPDLHIATLNEQGKLDIELVVERGRGYVPATMYGSTGEIGRIPVDQIYSPVLKVTYKVEATRVEQRTDFDKLIIDVETKNSITARDALASAGKTLVELFGLARELNTAAEGIEIGPSPIEGEHIAAYGMPIEDLNFSVRSYNCLKRQEIHTVGELADCTESDLLDIRNFGQKSINEVKIKLASLGLTLADAPEDFDPTTIEGYDAATGDFVDPDADDTE; this is translated from the coding sequence ATGCTCATTTCCCAGCGTCCCAAGCTGACCGAGGAAGTCATCGACTCCGCTCGTTCCAAGTTCACCATCGAACCCCTGGAGCCCGGTTTCGGCTACACCCTCGGCAACTCTTTGCGCCGCACCCTGCTGTCCTCCATCCCTGGAGCAGCGGTCACCAGCGTCAAGATCGACGGTGTCCTCCATGAGTTCACCACCATTACCGGTGTGAAGGAAGACGTCTCCGACATCATCCTGAACATCAAGGGCCTGGTTCTGTCTTCCGATTCCGACGAGCCGGTCGTTATGTACCTGCGTAAGGAAGGCGAAGGCGAGGTCACGGCTGCTGACATTCAGCCGCCGGCAGGCGTCGAGATCCACAACCCGGATCTTCACATCGCCACCCTCAACGAGCAGGGCAAGCTCGATATCGAACTGGTAGTGGAGCGCGGCCGCGGCTACGTCCCCGCCACCATGTACGGTTCCACCGGAGAGATCGGCCGCATCCCGGTCGACCAGATTTACTCCCCGGTTCTCAAGGTCACCTACAAGGTTGAAGCTACTCGTGTTGAGCAGCGCACCGACTTTGACAAGCTGATCATCGATGTCGAGACCAAGAACTCCATCACCGCACGTGACGCTCTCGCATCTGCGGGTAAAACCCTGGTCGAACTGTTCGGTCTCGCCCGCGAGCTGAACACCGCCGCCGAAGGCATTGAAATTGGCCCCTCCCCGATTGAGGGCGAGCACATTGCCGCTTACGGGATGCCGATTGAGGACCTGAACTTCTCCGTTCGCTCCTACAACTGCCTCAAGCGTCAGGAAATCCACACCGTCGGTGAACTCGCTGATTGCACCGAGTCCGACCTGCTGGATATCCGCAACTTCGGCCAGAAGTCCATCAACGAGGTCAAGATCAAACTTGCCTCCCTGGGTCTGACCCTGGCGGACGCCCCGGAAGATTTCGATCCAACCACCATTGAGGGATACGACGCAGCAACCGGCGACTTTGTCGACCCGGACGCTGACGACACCGAGTAG
- the rpsM gene encoding 30S ribosomal protein S13: MARLAGVDLPRNKRMEVALTYIYGIGPARAAKLLEETGISPDLRTDNLTDEQIAALRDVIEATWKVEGDLRRQVQADIRRKIEIGCYQGLRHRRGLPVRGQRTKTNARTRKGPKKTIAGKKK, encoded by the coding sequence ATGGCACGTCTAGCTGGTGTGGACCTCCCTCGCAATAAGCGCATGGAGGTTGCACTCACGTACATTTACGGCATCGGCCCCGCCCGTGCCGCCAAGCTGCTGGAAGAGACCGGCATCTCTCCCGACCTGCGCACCGACAACCTCACCGACGAGCAGATCGCTGCTCTGCGTGACGTTATCGAAGCAACCTGGAAGGTCGAGGGTGACCTCCGTCGCCAGGTTCAGGCAGATATCCGCCGCAAGATCGAGATTGGTTGCTACCAGGGTCTTCGCCACCGTCGTGGCCTGCCCGTTCGTGGTCAGCGCACCAAGACCAACGCTCGTACGCGCAAGGGTCCGAAGAAGACGATCGCCGGAAAGAAGAAGTAA
- the rplQ gene encoding 50S ribosomal protein L17, with protein sequence MPTPKKGARLGGSASHQKKILSNLAAQLFEHGAIKTTDAKAKLLRPYAEKLITKAKSGTVADRRNVLKLVPNKEVVAYLFNELAPKFENREGGYTRIVKLENRKGDNAPMSQISLVLEETVAAEATRATRAAASKKAEEDAANKKKAEEIVEEVEAEQEAEAVETLEEAEK encoded by the coding sequence ATGCCTACCCCCAAGAAGGGCGCCCGTCTCGGCGGTTCGGCTTCGCACCAGAAGAAGATTCTTTCTAACCTGGCTGCCCAGCTGTTCGAGCACGGTGCAATCAAGACCACCGACGCCAAGGCCAAGCTTCTGCGCCCCTACGCAGAAAAGCTGATCACCAAGGCAAAGTCCGGCACTGTTGCGGATCGCCGCAACGTGCTCAAGCTCGTCCCGAACAAGGAAGTTGTTGCTTACCTGTTCAACGAGCTCGCCCCCAAGTTCGAGAACCGTGAGGGTGGCTACACCCGCATCGTCAAGCTCGAAAACCGTAAGGGTGACAACGCTCCCATGAGCCAGATCTCCCTGGTTCTCGAGGAGACCGTCGCAGCCGAGGCAACCCGCGCTACCCGCGCAGCTGCCTCCAAGAAGGCTGAAGAAGACGCAGCCAACAAGAAGAAGGCTGAAGAAATCGTCGAGGAAGTAGAAGCTGAGCAAGAAGCTGAAGCTGTCGAAACCCTCGAAGAGGCTGAGAAGTAA
- the rpsK gene encoding 30S ribosomal protein S11: protein MAAPKSARGRRTGRRVAKKNVAQGAAYIKSTFNNTIVSITDPNGAVISWASSGHVGFKGSRKSTPFAAQLAAENAARKAMEHGMKKVDVYVKGPGSGRETAIRSLSAAGLEVGTITDVTPHPHNGCRPPKRRRV, encoded by the coding sequence ATGGCAGCTCCGAAGAGCGCACGTGGTCGCCGTACCGGCCGCCGCGTAGCGAAGAAGAATGTGGCGCAGGGCGCCGCATACATCAAGTCCACCTTCAACAACACCATCGTGTCCATCACGGACCCCAATGGTGCTGTGATCTCCTGGGCATCCTCCGGCCACGTCGGCTTCAAGGGTTCCCGCAAGTCCACTCCGTTCGCTGCACAGCTGGCTGCTGAAAACGCTGCCCGCAAGGCAATGGAGCACGGCATGAAGAAGGTCGACGTTTACGTCAAGGGTCCGGGCTCGGGCCGCGAAACCGCTATCCGTTCCCTCTCGGCCGCCGGCCTTGAGGTTGGCACGATCACCGACGTGACTCCGCACCCGCACAACGGTTGCCGTCCGCCGAAGCGTCGCCGCGTCTAG
- a CDS encoding L,D-transpeptidase — protein MSFKSVRRIAAAVACAAVVGVASPGIAGAQTVGSSEADVRQGAWDARNAMHNAANGLPPELAAGVKTGVDQTVNGLFPGLIESHNAPAPAPAPEAPAPAPAPEFDRGSCPPQARACVDLSGERTWLQRNGQVVYGAVPMSAGAPSPETATPKGTFYVQRKVKDEISREFNNAPMPYSTYFTNTGIAFHSGDINLWSHGCIHLNHQDAITYFNDLQPGDMVYVY, from the coding sequence GCTGCCGTTGCCTGCGCCGCTGTGGTTGGCGTTGCTAGCCCGGGTATTGCTGGTGCACAAACCGTTGGTTCTAGCGAGGCTGATGTTCGTCAGGGTGCTTGGGATGCCCGTAACGCTATGCATAATGCGGCTAACGGCTTGCCTCCGGAGCTTGCTGCTGGTGTGAAGACTGGTGTTGATCAGACTGTGAATGGCCTGTTCCCCGGTTTGATTGAGAGCCACAATGCTCCGGCTCCTGCACCGGCTCCCGAGGCCCCGGCTCCTGCACCGGCCCCCGAGTTCGATCGTGGTTCCTGCCCTCCGCAGGCTCGCGCTTGTGTGGACTTGTCCGGCGAGCGCACCTGGTTGCAGCGCAATGGACAGGTTGTCTACGGCGCCGTTCCGATGTCTGCTGGTGCTCCTTCTCCGGAGACCGCAACGCCTAAGGGGACCTTCTACGTGCAGCGTAAGGTCAAGGACGAAATCTCCCGCGAGTTCAACAACGCGCCGATGCCGTACTCGACCTACTTTACCAACACCGGTATCGCCTTCCACTCGGGTGACATCAACCTGTGGTCCCACGGTTGCATCCACCTGAATCACCAGGATGCGATCACTTACTTCAACGATCTGCAGCCTGGAGACATGGTCTACGTCTACTAA
- the eccB gene encoding type VII secretion protein EccB has product MVRSTTKAQVSGHKFMQRRAEHGLVLGDIRMIDDPLARRRKAVIGGSVVCAVVGLGAVALAFFRPQHDPGDAMVFAHGGTTYVRVESVVHPVVNLTSAQLIAGEPVEPARASAQYISAASKGAPVGIADAPQRIFPGDDAAGLAWSACVSPDGTMGVEYGVAPQRMAEGWALLGVVPDGTQYVIDADGRVELPAPDSTEGRALRRVLDTRGATLARLSPEFVATIPEKPPVVLPPGPWEIIEEQGSFWLDNPSGVQALTQTQVDVLVLLGAKVRQGRAPDSVRIADAEDRLVLPSQRYQWVDPDTTEVCATEGSFVSVRSDPQPAAAAVVGKAHADSFRAQIAGAVAVWTEAGLYAVTESGRVHLIEPEAAEALGVEGAQAQAPWPVLSLLPRGSTLSRQAALEFAS; this is encoded by the coding sequence ATGGTTCGTTCGACCACTAAAGCCCAGGTTAGTGGGCATAAGTTTATGCAGCGCAGGGCGGAGCACGGCCTTGTGTTGGGGGACATCCGCATGATTGATGATCCTTTGGCGCGGCGCCGCAAGGCGGTCATTGGTGGCAGCGTGGTGTGCGCTGTGGTGGGGTTGGGGGCTGTGGCGTTGGCGTTCTTCCGGCCTCAGCATGACCCAGGTGATGCGATGGTGTTTGCCCATGGCGGCACGACGTATGTGCGGGTGGAGTCGGTGGTGCATCCGGTGGTGAATCTGACGAGTGCGCAGTTAATTGCGGGCGAGCCGGTGGAGCCTGCTCGCGCCAGTGCGCAGTATATTTCTGCTGCGTCGAAGGGCGCGCCGGTGGGGATTGCGGATGCCCCTCAGCGTATTTTTCCGGGTGATGACGCCGCGGGGCTTGCGTGGAGCGCGTGCGTGTCGCCGGATGGCACGATGGGTGTTGAATATGGGGTCGCGCCGCAGCGTATGGCGGAGGGGTGGGCGTTGTTGGGTGTGGTGCCCGATGGGACTCAGTATGTAATTGATGCCGATGGCAGGGTGGAGTTGCCTGCGCCGGATAGTACCGAGGGGCGTGCGCTTCGGCGCGTGTTGGATACGCGGGGTGCGACGCTTGCGCGGCTCAGCCCGGAGTTTGTTGCGACGATTCCCGAGAAGCCTCCGGTGGTGTTGCCGCCGGGTCCGTGGGAGATTATTGAAGAGCAGGGGAGTTTTTGGCTGGATAATCCCAGTGGTGTGCAGGCGCTAACTCAGACTCAGGTGGATGTGCTGGTGCTGTTGGGTGCGAAGGTTCGTCAGGGCCGTGCTCCGGATAGTGTGCGGATTGCGGATGCGGAGGACCGTTTGGTTCTCCCGTCGCAGCGGTATCAGTGGGTGGATCCGGATACGACGGAGGTGTGTGCGACAGAGGGCTCTTTTGTGTCGGTGCGTTCGGATCCTCAGCCTGCTGCGGCGGCAGTGGTGGGCAAGGCCCATGCGGATTCGTTTAGGGCTCAGATTGCGGGTGCCGTGGCCGTGTGGACGGAGGCAGGGTTGTATGCGGTGACGGAGTCTGGGCGGGTGCATCTGATCGAGCCGGAGGCCGCGGAGGCGTTGGGTGTGGAGGGCGCGCAGGCTCAGGCGCCGTGGCCGGTCCTGAGTTTGTTGCCTAGGGGCTCGACGCTCAGTCGCCAGGCGGCGTTAGAGTTCGCGTCGTAG
- a CDS encoding class I adenylate-forming enzyme family protein — translation MTRTRTTSAAETPLAARLWDVLFPEEGREKWWNTPALVDAHEQLTYGQFHDEVLTVAAGIIDRLDQMHGQAEPTGSHNSLGGTVVGIELLNGCGFAIAFHAVLAAGCIAMPVPQVPDTSYFYARSGAALALNEEELARLRQHPRCLETPARRSGTDVAALPFSSGTTSLPKPVRLSHASLAANVAQFVAVAPWQPGTTVLSVLPLSHIYGLTVLLNVPLAMKCRVVTKPFTPKEFLDDHARFRPAVSFIAPPLARLLATAKADFSSLTVMISGAAPLDPTIAKQAETNTGAKIYQGYGLTEASPVTHLCRHDDPLASIGHPLPHTTHSIRAPQDGTPLPNGQTGELWVQGPQIMLGYEGEADTGDWLRTGDLASIGERGEVYIHGRVKELIKYNGFSINPYRVEQAITAAGLCDDCAVYPATSSSGEEIPAAALVSPKPANLTLEQLQRALEPHLGRYELPRALRIVDAIPRSAAGKTLRREL, via the coding sequence GTGACACGGACGCGCACAACCAGCGCGGCAGAAACACCCCTGGCTGCACGCCTGTGGGATGTCCTCTTCCCTGAGGAAGGGCGCGAGAAGTGGTGGAACACACCAGCACTCGTCGACGCCCATGAGCAACTCACCTACGGACAATTCCACGATGAAGTCCTCACCGTCGCCGCGGGCATCATCGATCGGCTCGACCAGATGCACGGCCAAGCAGAACCCACGGGCAGTCATAACAGCTTGGGGGGCACAGTGGTCGGCATCGAGTTGCTCAACGGATGTGGGTTCGCGATCGCCTTCCACGCTGTGCTCGCCGCCGGATGCATCGCCATGCCCGTGCCGCAAGTGCCCGACACCAGCTACTTCTACGCACGCTCCGGGGCAGCGCTCGCCCTCAATGAAGAAGAACTGGCGCGCCTGCGCCAACACCCGCGGTGTCTTGAGACCCCTGCCCGGCGCAGCGGAACGGATGTTGCCGCCCTGCCTTTTTCCTCCGGCACGACCTCCCTGCCAAAGCCGGTGCGGCTCAGCCACGCCAGCCTCGCCGCCAACGTTGCGCAATTCGTAGCTGTCGCCCCCTGGCAGCCAGGCACCACCGTGCTCTCCGTCCTGCCGCTGTCGCACATTTATGGACTGACAGTGCTGCTCAACGTGCCTCTTGCCATGAAATGCCGCGTGGTCACCAAGCCTTTTACCCCCAAGGAATTCCTGGACGACCACGCACGCTTCCGCCCAGCCGTGTCCTTCATCGCTCCGCCCCTAGCCCGACTGCTGGCCACCGCGAAAGCCGACTTTTCCTCCCTCACGGTGATGATCTCCGGCGCAGCACCCCTCGACCCCACTATCGCAAAACAAGCCGAAACCAACACCGGTGCAAAGATCTACCAAGGCTATGGCCTCACCGAAGCCTCCCCCGTCACGCACCTCTGCCGCCACGACGACCCCCTCGCCTCGATCGGCCATCCCCTGCCACACACCACGCACAGCATCCGCGCCCCCCAAGACGGCACCCCACTGCCCAACGGGCAGACCGGTGAACTCTGGGTCCAAGGGCCCCAAATCATGCTCGGTTACGAAGGCGAAGCCGACACCGGCGACTGGCTGCGCACCGGCGACCTCGCCTCCATTGGCGAGCGCGGCGAAGTCTATATCCACGGCCGCGTCAAAGAACTCATTAAATACAACGGCTTTTCCATAAACCCCTACCGAGTCGAGCAAGCCATCACCGCCGCAGGCCTGTGTGATGACTGCGCCGTCTACCCCGCGACGTCATCAAGCGGAGAGGAAATCCCGGCAGCAGCCCTCGTCAGCCCCAAGCCAGCGAACCTCACACTGGAGCAACTCCAGCGGGCACTAGAACCCCACCTGGGACGCTACGAACTACCCCGCGCCCTACGCATCGTCGATGCCATCCCCCGCAGCGCCGCCGGCAAAACCCTACGACGCGAACTCTAA